The genomic window GCCGCCGTAGATGTGGATCGGCTGGCTGGAATGCGATGTCCTGCTGGGCGACGTGCGATCGCTCAAACAGAAGCGCTCGGTGATCCGGCCCGTCATCGCCGAGCTACGGCGCAAGTTGAGCGTCTCGGCCGCCGAGACCGGCGCACAGGATCTGTATCGGCGCGCGGGCATCGGCGTGGCGGTGGTCTCCGGTGATCGCGCCCCTGCGGTCGATGTCCTCGACGCCGCCGAAAGGTTGGTCGCCGCGCATCCGGAGTTCGAACTGCTGTCGGTGCGGCGCTAGCTGATCCGCAGCGACGACTAGCGGGGCGTCATCCGTCCCTGCCCGGTCGCTTGCGACCCAACGGCATCGGGGCGACGACGCCCGGCGCGAGTCGGCGCGTCGCGATCAAGAACGCGGTGTGCCCCCGCATCGAGTGCTGCGGTCGCACCGCCAGGCCGACGACGTTCCACCCGCGCTGGATCGTCTCCCACGACCGCGGCTCGGTCCAGCACTGCTGCGCGCGCAGGGCCTCCACGGCTTTCGACAGCTGGGGGACGGTCGCGACATAGATGATCAGCACCCCGCCGGGCGTCAGCAGTCGGGCGACGGCCTCGAGCACGTCCCAGGGGGCGAGCATGTCCAGGATCGCCCGGTCGAACGACCCGTCGGGCAGCTCGGAATCCCCGACGTCGCCGATGATCAGCCGCCAGTTGTCGGGCGCCTGGCCGAAGAACACCGACACATTGCGCTGAGCGTGCACGGCGTGGTCGTCGCGCAGCTCGTAGGAGACGACCTTGCCCTGCGGCCCGACGGCGCGCAGCAGCGAGCAAGTCAACGCGCCCGATCCGGCTCCGGCCTCCAGCACCCGGGCGCCGGGGAAGATGTCGCCCTCGTGCACAATCTGGGCGGCGTCCTTCGGGTAGATCACCTGCGGGCCCCGCGGCATCGACATGATGTAGTCCACCAGCAGCGGGCGCAGCACCAGGAACGGCGATCCGCTGCTGGATTTGATCACGCTGCCCTCGTCCAGCCCGATCACGTCGTCGTGGGCGACCGCGCCGCGATGGGTGTGGAACTCGGCTCCGGGCGTCAACTCGAACGTGTAGTGGCGGCCCTTGGCGTCGGTGAACTGGACGCGTTCGCCAACAGTGAAGGGGCCGGTTGCGGGCACGGCGTCTAGCGTGCCAGCCGACTCGCCGGGGCGGGTGTTCGGGGTTGTCGGTACCCGGTCATAGGCTGCGAGAATGACCGACCAGCCGCAGGAACGCGCACGGCCTGCGCTGTCTCCGTCGCGGGCGGCGGACTTCAAGCAGTGCCCGTTGCTGTACCGCTTCCGGGCGATCGATCGGCTGCCCGAACCGCCGTCGACCGCGCAGCTGCGCGGATCGGTGGTGCACGCGGCGTTGGAGCGGTTGTACGGCCTGCCCGCCGCGTCGCGGGGGCCCGAGACGGCCAACTTGCTGGTGGAGCCCGCGTGGGAACAGGTGCTCACCGCCGAACCCGGCCTGGCCGCGGAGCTCGAGGCGGAGGTGCGGGTCCAGCTGCTCGACGAGGCCCGCGCGCTGCTGGCCGGCTACTACCGCCTGGAAGACCCCACCCGATTCGACCCGCAGTGCTGCGAACAGCGGGTCGAGGTCGAGCTTGCCGACGGCACGCTGCTGCGCGGCTTCATCGACCGCATCGACGTCGCCACGACCGGCGAGCTGCGGGTGGTCGACTACAAGACCGGCAAGGCCCCGCCGGAAGCCCGGGCGCAGGCCGAGTTCAAGGCGATGTTCCAGATGAAGTTCTACGCGGTGGCGCTGCTGCGGTCCCGCGGCGTGCTGCCGACCCGGCTGCGGCTCATCTACCTGGCCGACGGCCAGGTCCTGGACTACTCACCCGAGCACGACGAGCTGCTGCGCTTCGAGCGCACTCTGATGGCGATCTGGCGCGCCATCCAATCTGCCGGTGCGACAGGCGATTTCCGCCCGCATCCGTCGCGCTTGTGCGACTGGTGCCCGCACCAGAGCCTGTGCCCGAGTTTCGGCGGGACGCCGCCGCCCTACCCCGGCTGGCCGGATCGTCCACGCGCAGAAGCTGTTTCGCACCCGACCGAGCCGGCCGCGTAATCCCCCGACTACTGCAGCGGCGACATCTCCTGCAGCATGGTGGGAATCAATTCGCTGACGGTGGGATGAATGTGCATCGTGCGCGACAGCGTCGTGTAGGGCGCCTTGGCCGACATAACGTCAAGAATGCAATGGATCGCCTCGTCGCCACCAACTCCGAGGATGGCCGCCCCCAGGATCTCGTGGGTGTCGGCGTCGACCACGACCTGCATGAAGCCTTGCGTCTCACCCTTTTCCACCGCTCGGCCGACCCTGGTCATCGGCCGCTTGCCCACCAGCGCCTTGCGACCCGACTTGCGAACCTCGCCGACGGTCATTCCGGCGCGTCCGAGCGGCGGATCGATGTAGAGGGCGTAGGTGGTGATGCGGTCGCTGACC from Mycobacterium shigaense includes these protein-coding regions:
- a CDS encoding RecB family exonuclease; the encoded protein is MTDQPQERARPALSPSRAADFKQCPLLYRFRAIDRLPEPPSTAQLRGSVVHAALERLYGLPAASRGPETANLLVEPAWEQVLTAEPGLAAELEAEVRVQLLDEARALLAGYYRLEDPTRFDPQCCEQRVEVELADGTLLRGFIDRIDVATTGELRVVDYKTGKAPPEARAQAEFKAMFQMKFYAVALLRSRGVLPTRLRLIYLADGQVLDYSPEHDELLRFERTLMAIWRAIQSAGATGDFRPHPSRLCDWCPHQSLCPSFGGTPPPYPGWPDRPRAEAVSHPTEPAA
- a CDS encoding DUF503 domain-containing protein, which codes for MWIGWLECDVLLGDVRSLKQKRSVIRPVIAELRRKLSVSAAETGAQDLYRRAGIGVAVVSGDRAPAVDVLDAAERLVAAHPEFELLSVRR
- the trmI gene encoding tRNA (adenine(58)-N(1))-methyltransferase TrmI, with protein sequence MPATGPFTVGERVQFTDAKGRHYTFELTPGAEFHTHRGAVAHDDVIGLDEGSVIKSSSGSPFLVLRPLLVDYIMSMPRGPQVIYPKDAAQIVHEGDIFPGARVLEAGAGSGALTCSLLRAVGPQGKVVSYELRDDHAVHAQRNVSVFFGQAPDNWRLIIGDVGDSELPDGSFDRAILDMLAPWDVLEAVARLLTPGGVLIIYVATVPQLSKAVEALRAQQCWTEPRSWETIQRGWNVVGLAVRPQHSMRGHTAFLIATRRLAPGVVAPMPLGRKRPGRDG